One stretch of Cohnella algarum DNA includes these proteins:
- a CDS encoding LacI family DNA-binding transcriptional regulator: MSGIKEVAKKAGVSVATVSRVINNRGYISKETRRKVETAMRDLDYRPNQIARALLKNQTFFVGIIVPDSNHPFFSELVKFVEISANELNYKVLVCNSLDDPKKEEEYISMLRENQVDGIIMCSHTLDTEKYKKLSLPIVSFDRVISRSIPCVGSDNFRGGELATEHLISKGCKRLLHISGPLELDMLSNRRGDAFILTCMKHDVEYHFIEGARNKLTFEYFMDFITRELSSIELSRYDGIFCSNDIVAYALYIYAKQQGLRVPEQLKIVGYDYHSFTRMLQEPKLTTIKQPTDRIGRMLLTTLVRMIEKGDDALINNTLVDVELIVGDTT; encoded by the coding sequence ATGTCAGGCATAAAAGAAGTCGCAAAAAAAGCGGGCGTCTCCGTCGCCACCGTATCCCGGGTCATCAACAACCGCGGCTACATCAGCAAGGAAACCCGCCGGAAAGTCGAAACCGCCATGCGGGACTTGGACTACCGCCCCAACCAGATCGCCCGGGCGCTGCTGAAAAACCAGACGTTTTTCGTCGGAATCATCGTCCCGGATTCGAATCATCCTTTTTTCTCGGAGTTGGTCAAATTCGTCGAAATCAGCGCCAACGAGCTGAATTATAAAGTGCTCGTGTGCAACTCGCTCGACGATCCGAAGAAGGAAGAGGAATATATCAGCATGCTCCGGGAGAATCAGGTCGACGGCATTATTATGTGCAGCCATACGCTCGATACGGAGAAATACAAGAAACTTTCGCTGCCGATCGTGTCGTTCGACCGGGTCATTTCGCGGAGCATTCCGTGCGTCGGATCGGACAATTTCCGCGGCGGGGAGCTCGCCACCGAGCACTTGATTTCCAAAGGCTGCAAAAGGCTGCTCCACATTTCGGGCCCGCTCGAGTTAGACATGCTGTCCAACCGGCGCGGGGACGCCTTTATTTTAACTTGCATGAAGCATGACGTGGAATATCATTTTATCGAGGGCGCCCGCAACAAGCTGACGTTCGAGTATTTCATGGACTTCATTACCCGCGAGCTTTCCTCGATCGAGCTGTCCCGCTACGACGGCATTTTTTGCAGCAACGACATCGTCGCCTACGCGCTGTATATCTACGCCAAGCAGCAGGGATTGCGCGTGCCGGAACAGCTCAAAATCGTCGGCTACGACTATCACAGCTTCACCCGCATGCTGCAGGAACCGAAGCTGACGACGATCAAGCAGCCGACGGACCGGATCGGGCGCATGCTGTTGACGACGCTCGTGCGAATGATCGAGAAGGGCGACGACGCGCTGATCAACAACACACTGGTCGATGTCGAACTGATCGTCGGCGACACGACATGA
- a CDS encoding ABC transporter substrate-binding protein, which yields MKKSLSILLILAFMVSVLAACGGGSDGGEEAGSKVEITVLVGKQEIAQQFEEMVKEYNESQDGANVTVVSTAGQNGYERITTLYAAGNAPTIMHFLSEFGEMQSKLADLSDQEWVQNANEGTLDYVTVDGKVYGMPMSVEAFGLLYNKSVLDQAVGGSFDPATIKTRDDLKALFDKIEATGAKAVEISPVDWSLGAHLTSVYMANESDTHEGRLQYIEDLKSGAADLNADEAFNGWLDTFDLLKEYNISKDAPLAALYDDGPMLLADGEVGTWFMGNWAYTQIKEIDPDGEYGFLPLPISNDASDPGNSSISVGVPEYWAIDKEQSTPEQQQAAKDFLNWMVSSEKGQDYYVNKFNFVPAYGNFAVKPQDPVSTSMMGYMEAGNTLAWMNNYYPPEAFPSMAASLQKYLSNNIDRAGLVKEFGDYWKSLG from the coding sequence ATGAAGAAAAGTTTGTCCATCCTTCTGATTCTGGCTTTTATGGTCTCCGTTCTCGCGGCTTGCGGGGGAGGTTCCGACGGCGGGGAAGAAGCCGGTTCGAAAGTCGAAATTACCGTTCTCGTCGGCAAGCAGGAAATCGCGCAGCAATTCGAAGAGATGGTGAAGGAATACAACGAATCCCAGGACGGGGCCAACGTAACGGTCGTTTCGACGGCCGGGCAAAACGGCTACGAGCGGATAACGACGCTGTATGCGGCCGGTAACGCGCCGACGATCATGCACTTCTTGTCCGAATTCGGCGAAATGCAAAGCAAGCTGGCGGACCTGTCCGATCAGGAATGGGTGCAGAACGCGAACGAAGGCACGCTCGATTACGTAACGGTCGACGGGAAGGTCTACGGCATGCCGATGTCCGTCGAAGCGTTCGGGCTGCTGTACAACAAGTCCGTTCTCGATCAGGCCGTCGGCGGAAGCTTCGATCCCGCCACGATCAAAACCCGCGACGACCTCAAAGCTTTGTTCGACAAGATCGAGGCGACGGGCGCCAAGGCGGTCGAAATTTCTCCGGTGGACTGGTCGCTCGGCGCGCATCTCACCAGCGTGTATATGGCTAACGAATCGGACACGCACGAAGGCCGGTTGCAATATATCGAAGACTTGAAAAGCGGCGCCGCGGATCTAAACGCGGACGAAGCGTTCAACGGCTGGCTGGACACGTTCGACCTGCTGAAGGAATACAACATTTCCAAAGACGCGCCGCTGGCGGCGCTCTACGACGACGGTCCGATGCTGCTGGCCGACGGCGAAGTCGGCACGTGGTTCATGGGCAACTGGGCATATACGCAAATCAAGGAGATCGACCCGGACGGCGAGTACGGCTTCCTTCCGCTGCCGATTAGCAATGACGCTTCCGATCCCGGCAACAGCTCCATCTCGGTCGGCGTTCCGGAATATTGGGCGATTGACAAGGAACAGTCCACTCCCGAGCAGCAGCAGGCGGCGAAGGATTTCCTGAACTGGATGGTATCGAGCGAGAAAGGCCAGGACTACTATGTCAACAAGTTTAATTTCGTTCCGGCCTACGGCAATTTTGCCGTCAAGCCGCAAGATCCGGTTTCGACCTCGATGATGGGCTATATGGAAGCGGGCAACACGCTCGCGTGGATGAACAACTACTATCCGCCCGAAGCTTTCCCGTCGATGGCGGCCTCTTTGCAGAAGTATTTGAGCAACAACATCGATCGCGCGGGATTGGTCAAGGAATTCGGCGATTACTGGAAGTCGCTGGGCTAA
- a CDS encoding carbohydrate ABC transporter permease — protein sequence MYQEKTFFGKLKVFGIFGFIPLFAFCTVIVLPFLIGIYMTFTDWNGSASNSSYLGFVNYADAVRDPAFWTSMWLTLKYVVVNLILTNVLAFVLALLVTSGFKGQNFFRAGFFTPNLIGGIILGFVWQFIFSRVLVYFGSEFGWGLFSSSWLGDPDKALWALIVVGVWQNAGYMMLIYVAGLIGISGSLTEAAGLDGASWLRQLFSIKIPLMIPSFTISLFLTLQKSFMVYDTNLSLTKGDPFRSTELIAMHVYNEAFVNQNLGPGQAKAFILFAIVAIIAILQVSAMKKAEVEA from the coding sequence ATGTATCAGGAAAAGACGTTTTTCGGAAAGTTGAAGGTGTTCGGGATATTCGGTTTTATCCCGCTTTTTGCTTTTTGCACGGTGATCGTCCTGCCGTTTCTAATCGGGATTTACATGACTTTCACCGACTGGAACGGAAGCGCGTCGAATTCTTCTTATCTCGGTTTCGTCAATTACGCCGATGCCGTTCGGGATCCGGCATTCTGGACCTCGATGTGGCTGACGCTGAAATACGTCGTCGTCAATCTGATTTTGACGAACGTTCTCGCCTTCGTGCTGGCGCTGCTCGTCACGAGCGGCTTCAAGGGGCAGAACTTTTTTCGCGCCGGATTTTTTACGCCCAATTTGATCGGCGGCATTATTTTGGGCTTCGTGTGGCAGTTCATTTTTTCGCGGGTCCTCGTTTATTTCGGAAGCGAGTTCGGCTGGGGGCTGTTTTCGAGCTCCTGGCTTGGGGACCCGGACAAGGCGCTGTGGGCGCTTATTGTCGTCGGCGTATGGCAGAACGCCGGGTACATGATGCTCATCTACGTCGCCGGCCTGATCGGCATTTCCGGCTCCTTGACCGAGGCCGCGGGGCTGGACGGAGCGTCCTGGCTCAGACAGCTGTTCAGCATCAAAATTCCGCTCATGATCCCGTCCTTTACGATCAGCCTGTTTCTGACGCTGCAGAAGAGCTTCATGGTGTACGATACGAATCTGTCCCTGACGAAGGGCGACCCGTTCCGTTCGACGGAGCTGATCGCCATGCACGTCTACAATGAAGCGTTCGTCAATCAAAATCTGGGGCCCGGCCAGGCGAAAGCGTTTATTTTGTTCGCCATCGTCGCCATTATTGCGATTCTGCAGGTCAGCGCCATGAAAAAAGCGGAGGTGGAGGCATGA
- a CDS encoding carbohydrate ABC transporter permease, translating into MKSRSVGKSAAFVFNVVLLVLFVFPLLLVLLNSFKARTDIIRNPLALPDEWLWSNYSEAFRTMDFSYAVLNSLTVTILGVALITVFSASLAYMLVRWKWKINNYLLMALVASMIIPFQALMIPFVTLYGNLHLLNSKWALIYFYLGFGMSMATFMYHGFVKNVPKELEEAALIDGAGKVRVFGGIVFPILKPISTTLAILNVLWIWNDFLLPSLALIKPEDRTLPLSTFYFFGKYTSNYGVAMAALVLSIIPVIVFYFAMQKQIIDGVVEGAVK; encoded by the coding sequence ATGAAGTCGCGAAGCGTCGGGAAATCGGCCGCGTTCGTATTCAACGTCGTTTTGCTCGTTCTCTTTGTGTTCCCGCTGCTGCTCGTGCTGCTCAACTCCTTCAAGGCGCGAACGGACATCATCCGCAATCCGCTGGCGCTGCCGGACGAATGGTTGTGGAGCAATTATTCGGAAGCGTTCCGGACGATGGACTTTTCCTATGCGGTGCTCAACTCGCTGACGGTTACGATTTTGGGGGTCGCCCTGATCACCGTTTTTTCCGCATCGCTTGCCTACATGTTGGTTCGTTGGAAATGGAAAATCAACAACTATCTATTGATGGCGCTCGTCGCGTCGATGATCATTCCGTTTCAGGCGCTGATGATTCCGTTCGTCACCCTGTACGGCAATCTGCATCTGCTCAACAGCAAGTGGGCGCTGATCTATTTCTATCTCGGCTTCGGCATGAGCATGGCGACCTTTATGTATCACGGGTTCGTGAAAAACGTGCCCAAGGAGCTGGAAGAAGCCGCGCTGATCGACGGAGCGGGCAAAGTCCGGGTATTTGGGGGAATCGTCTTTCCGATCTTAAAGCCGATTTCCACTACGCTGGCCATTTTGAACGTGCTCTGGATCTGGAACGACTTTTTGCTTCCTTCGCTCGCGCTGATTAAGCCGGAAGACCGGACGCTGCCGCTGTCGACGTTTTATTTTTTCGGAAAATACACCTCGAATTACGGGGTGGCGATGGCCGCGCTCGTGCTGTCGATCATTCCCGTTATCGTATTTTATTTTGCCATGCAAAAGCAGATTATCGATGGCGTTGTTGAAGGAGCCGTTAAATAA
- a CDS encoding glycoside hydrolase family 32 protein, with product MNEIPDLIAEANRHISSVRDAVARSGWKPRYHLSPQAGWMNDPNGFIHFRGKYHVFFQHCPFKPEWGPMYWGHMISPDLVHWRHLPIALAPDQEYDRDGCFSGSAIEADGKLYLMYTGNVWTGPDQAADLLQTQCLAVSEDGVRFVKLPENPVIGATPEGDIHPFHFRDPKVWKQGDLYYCVIASRSKNEIGQALLYRSADLKQWEFVNVMAKGGRNPGYMWECPDVFQLDGKDVLVLSPQGMKPEGYLYRNKDQSGYVLGKLDPETGMMSHGPFRLLDYGFDFYAPQTTVDAHGRRVMIAWMNMWESLMPERRHGWAGAMTLPRRLELREDRLLVFPARELEALRGEGIRYENVEVRGGEEVNLPGVEGDSLELAVVLQGRPASRFGLMLRCGEADGERTVLTYDGKEGVLELDRNASGQGPGGERQAPVALREGKLALRVFVDRSSVEVFTEDGEVAMTARIYPGEGSVGIRFFADGGMVIRELESWALGDCYPIGNESNGTEETTL from the coding sequence ATGAATGAAATACCCGACCTTATCGCGGAAGCGAATCGGCACATTTCCTCCGTCCGCGATGCGGTCGCGCGCAGCGGATGGAAGCCGCGTTACCATTTGTCGCCCCAGGCGGGCTGGATGAACGATCCGAACGGCTTTATTCATTTTCGCGGCAAATACCACGTGTTTTTCCAGCATTGTCCGTTCAAGCCCGAATGGGGCCCGATGTATTGGGGGCATATGATCAGTCCCGACCTCGTTCATTGGAGGCATCTTCCGATCGCGCTTGCGCCGGACCAGGAGTACGATCGCGACGGCTGCTTCTCGGGCAGCGCGATCGAAGCCGATGGCAAGCTGTACCTGATGTACACCGGCAATGTTTGGACCGGTCCGGATCAGGCGGCCGACCTGCTTCAGACGCAGTGCCTCGCTGTCAGCGAAGATGGCGTCCGCTTCGTCAAGCTGCCGGAAAATCCGGTCATCGGCGCGACGCCCGAAGGGGACATCCACCCATTCCATTTCCGCGATCCGAAGGTTTGGAAACAGGGGGATCTTTACTATTGCGTCATCGCGTCCCGCAGCAAAAACGAAATCGGCCAGGCGCTGCTGTACCGTTCGGCCGATCTCAAACAGTGGGAATTCGTCAACGTCATGGCCAAGGGCGGGCGCAATCCGGGTTATATGTGGGAGTGTCCGGACGTGTTTCAATTAGACGGCAAGGACGTGCTCGTCTTGTCCCCGCAGGGAATGAAACCCGAGGGCTACTTGTACCGCAACAAGGACCAATCGGGGTACGTGCTCGGCAAGCTCGATCCGGAGACTGGCATGATGTCCCACGGCCCGTTCCGCCTGCTGGACTACGGCTTTGATTTTTACGCGCCGCAAACGACGGTCGACGCGCACGGCCGGCGGGTAATGATCGCGTGGATGAACATGTGGGAAAGCCTGATGCCGGAGCGGCGGCATGGCTGGGCCGGCGCTATGACGCTGCCGCGGCGTCTGGAGCTGAGGGAGGACCGGCTGCTCGTATTTCCGGCACGGGAGCTGGAGGCGCTCAGGGGAGAGGGCATCCGCTACGAAAACGTCGAAGTGCGGGGCGGCGAGGAGGTCAACCTGCCGGGCGTGGAAGGCGACAGTCTCGAGTTGGCCGTCGTGCTGCAGGGACGTCCGGCAAGCCGGTTCGGCCTTATGCTCCGCTGCGGCGAAGCGGACGGCGAGCGGACCGTCCTGACATACGACGGCAAGGAAGGCGTTCTGGAGCTGGACCGGAACGCGTCCGGCCAAGGCCCGGGCGGCGAGCGGCAAGCGCCGGTCGCTCTGCGCGAGGGCAAGCTGGCGCTGCGCGTGTTCGTCGACCGGTCTTCCGTCGAAGTGTTCACGGAAGACGGCGAGGTCGCGATGACGGCCCGGATTTATCCCGGCGAGGGGTCGGTCGGCATTCGCTTTTTCGCCGATGGCGGCATGGTCATTCGCGAGCTGGAGAGCTGGGCGCTCGGCGATTGTTACCCGATCGGGAACGAGTCGAACGGAACGGAGGAAACGACCTTATGA